The sequence below is a genomic window from Candidatus Sungiibacteriota bacterium.
TTCTTCCGCAAAAATTGCAAAGACCGAATCGCCGATGGGTTCCGGAAGGTAATTATATTTTTGCAGCCCCTTTCCAAATCCCAAGCCCCAAAAACCCCCGGAACCTATAGCAATCAAGGCCTGATTTATTTGGTAGCCGATTCCTTTAGGATCTAGCCCCGGATTTAAAAATACCAAAATTCGCGCCATTCGATAAGGCGTGAGTTGCACAAGCAGGTAAAACAGTATCAATCCAAACACGGAGAGGCTGGCGATCTGTGCGGATCTTCCTCCCCCGAGAAAGTATAAGATAAAAGCAGTGGCAACAATGACGCCCAGCGTGCCAATGTCAGGTTGCATCACCAAAAAAACTCCGACAATCGCTAACATCAAAGCAAAAGGTATGAGGCCGTAAGATACGCTTTTAAGCTCATCACGACGCGCATCTAACCAGCTGGCTAGATAAACAATAAAAGCCAATTTCAAAATTTCCGAGGGCTGGAAACTTAGAAATCCTACCATGAGCCATCTCCGTGCTCCTCCGGAGGAATAGGACAGCTCCGGCATAAAAAGAAGCGCAAGAAGCAGGAAAGAGACAGTCATTAAAGGCAGAGCCAGTTTTTTCCATGTCCGGTAAGGCAGATGGGAGAAAACCAAGAGGGCAAGAGTCCCTACCCCCGCGCCATATAAGAGCTGACGCAGGGTATAATAACTGGCGGTTCCGAAATTTTTCTGCGAGATTACCATGGAAGCCGAAGCCAGCACTAAAAGACCGCCTGTCAAAAGAGCAATTGTTGTATAAAATAATGGTTTATCGGCGCTTCCCGTCATGTTTTAATTTTTGTACTTCTTTTACAAATTGATCGCCTCTGTCAAACTCATTTAAAAATAAGCCAAAACTCGCCGCCCCGGGACTTAAAACAATATAATCTCCGTATTGAGCCAGCCGGTAAGCTTTTCTTACCGCATCCGACATAGACTTTGCCTCCATCGGGGTTAAACCTTGGTGCCAAGTTTTGACCTTGATAAGTTGAACGATTTTATCTGTTGCCGTACCCGGCAGAAAAATGACTATATCCGCGTTCTTTTTGATCATTGCCGCCAATCCATGAAAATCAAGTTTTTTATCTGATCCGCCGGCAATGAGAATAAGTTTACGTGGCCTTGGGGCGCGCATGCGGAACCGTTTAATAGCCGCCATGGCTGCTTCGGGTATGGTGGACGTGGTGTCGTTTATAAAATTTATGCCCTTGACCCTGCCTATATGCTTTTGTCTTCCCGGAAGCCCGCGGAAAGAGCGTAAAATCTTTTCAATTCTGCTTGGACTTATTTTAAAATGTCTAGCTACGGCAATTGCCAGAGCCGTTGACTCTCTAAATTGACTGCCGAGTTTTTTATCAACAATAAGGCGAAGGTGTTTTGGGAGTCTCGGGAATACAACATGCGAATGAGCGCTTTTTGCGAGTCCCCGTACTATTTTGTCTTTCGTATTGGCAAAGAGGTAATCTTTTTTGCCCTGAAATTTAAAGATTATACTTTTGGATTGTAAATAATCCCTGAAGCCCCTATGCCAGTTGAGGTGGTCTCGGAAGATGTTAGTGAGAACAGCAATGTGTGGACTCTTTTTTTGCCGGGCCAAGTCCTTTAGCTGAAAACTTGAGAGTTCAAGAACTACCAGATCGTTCCTTTTTAAATGCGGCAAAAAATCCAGTACCGACTTTCTGATATTGCCGCCAAGGTAAACACGCGCAAACCCCGTTTTTAAGAATTTCCAGATAAGATGGGCCGTGGTTGATTTTCCGCGGGTTCCGGTAATGCCAATGATTTTCGCCGGACAGGCGCCAAAGAAAAGTCCCATATCACTTGTTATGGGTATGCGGTGCTTCTTGGCCAGTTTTAGGTACGGAGAATTGGGCTGTACCCCGGGGTTTTTAACTATTAAATCGTGGCCTATAAAATCTTTTTTCCGATGTTTCCCCAATATATAACGGACGTTTTTAAGTCCACGGAGTTTATCCAAGGCCGGGGTTAGGATCCGGCGCGGCCTAAGATCGGTTACTGTAACTTGTGCTCCGGCCCGAGCCAAAAACTTAACCGTTCCCACTCCCCCGTCATGCAGGCCCAAACCCATTACCAGCACTCTTTTATCCCCCCACCTTCCCAGAATACCCGCAGCTTGGGAAGTCAGACTTCCCTTGCTGCGGGGATGAATGGGTGTCGTAGAAATCCTTCCCGCGGGGTCCAATACCCCGCTGGGAAGGTGGGGGGATTTATTTTTAAAGTTCGTAAATTTTGACTCTGACATTTTTATGTTTTTCTTAAAACTCTGCCCGCTCGTGCGTCCATAAATCTGCCTTCTTCAACCGCAACCTCACCGTTTATTATAACCCACTCTATTCCGGCAGGATACCGATAGGGGTTGCGGTAGCTTGCTCTATCTTTAAGCAGTTTTGGGTCAAATACGACAATATCGGCAAAGTTCCCGCTTTTTATCAGGCCGCGCTGTTTAATACCCATTTTTTTTGCCGGTCCGTAGGTAATTTTTTGTATGGCCTCTTCCGGTGATAGGACGGTCAGTTCTTTTACGAAGCGATGCCAAAAGTGCGGGAAGGCCCCAAAGGATCTTGGGTGGATAAGGTTGCCGGACTTATACTCCTCCTGTTTGTAGCCAACGCCGTCGCTGGCGATAAAAGAACTTTTGTCCCGCACTTCCAGTTCAGTATTTCTTTGAGAGACAGTCCGGCCGACAATACCAACGCGTCCGTCGTTGGCCAGCAATATATTCAATAAAGTATCTTCCGTAGATGTTCCGCCCTCCTCTGCCAGCTCCGCCAGAGTATGTCCCACCGCGGTTTTAGTGCGGGCAGAAGTTATAAGAATTTTATCATAGTGAAGCGTGTGGGTTTTTAATTCTTCTATAATACGTCTTTTGATGATCGGGTCCTTGATTCTTTCAAAAAGCTTAGTGAATCCTCCGTCGCGCGTCCAGGGCGGAAGCAAAAGATAGAGCGGAGAACCGGTAGTGGGGTAAGGTGAGACGTCAAAATTTATGTCTACTCCTGTTGCGCGGGCTTTTTCTATGAGTTCCAGCGTTTTTGGTAGAAAGGGCCACGATTTTTTACCGATGGCTTTCAGATGGCTTATTTGAACGGAGACCCCTGCTTCGCGGCCTATGCGTATGGCCTCATTAACGCTCGCCAGAATTTCTTTTCCCTCGGATCTCAAATGAATTTTTATCAGGCCGTTCTCTTGCGCAACTATCCGTGCTATGTCAACTATCTCCTCGGTTGTAGATAGCCGCTCGTGTCCGTAGGCGAGGCCCAAGGACAGTCCAAAAGCCCCCTCCTTTATCCCCTCACGCAAAAGATGCTGTTTTAGTTTTTCGCGTTCTTCAAGATTTAATAAGCGCATCTCATCCCCCAACACGCCACGTCTTAACGTGCCATAGCCAATTAATGTTCCGAAGTTAATCCCCGGATGTAATTTATTCACAGTTGAAAGAAATTCGTCCATGGTGGCCCAATCAACGCTTACTTCGGAAAGATCGGCCCATTTTTTAATGGCGTCTACAGCCGCTGGTGTTCCAAGCGGAGCAAGAGAAGTGCCGCAATTACCGCCAATGATTGTGGTTATCCCCTGCATTACCAGCGATTCCAGCAGCGGATATTTAAAAAGAGTGAGGCGGGTATCGGAATGATTGGTAATATCAATAAATCCCGGCGTTACGTATTTTCCGGAAGCGTCAATGATTGTCGTTGCATTTACGCCTCCCAGCGACCCCATTTCTTCAATGGTATCTCCGTTTATGGCTAAGTCAGTCACAAGAGGCATGTTGCCAGAACCGTCAATTATCGTGCCGGATTTGATGAGAATATCATAGGCCATGATTTTATTGTACGAAGAAAATCGGCTTGAAGCAAAGCCGAGTTTGACTCGGGAAGACCGAGTTTGACTCGGCAAAATCAAAATCCACCGAGTGATACTCGCTGGATTTTGGTTTTCCCTCCTTAAGTGGGACGGGGAGGAGAGAGTTTCTCAACTTGGCACTGCGACAAGTCGCAGTTACCAAGCTCCCGTCC
It includes:
- the ftsW gene encoding putative lipid II flippase FtsW, which translates into the protein MTGSADKPLFYTTIALLTGGLLVLASASMVISQKNFGTASYYTLRQLLYGAGVGTLALLVFSHLPYRTWKKLALPLMTVSFLLLALLFMPELSYSSGGARRWLMVGFLSFQPSEILKLAFIVYLASWLDARRDELKSVSYGLIPFALMLAIVGVFLVMQPDIGTLGVIVATAFILYFLGGGRSAQIASLSVFGLILFYLLVQLTPYRMARILVFLNPGLDPKGIGYQINQALIAIGSGGFWGLGFGKGLQKYNYLPEPIGDSVFAIFAEEMGFLGSVLLIALLTLFLWRGLLIAKRAPDIFGKLLAAGLSIGIMVQAFINMAAISGLLPLTGIPLPFLSYGGTSLAITLASVGILLNISKYT
- a CDS encoding D-aminoacylase; amino-acid sequence: MAYDILIKSGTIIDGSGNMPLVTDLAINGDTIEEMGSLGGVNATTIIDASGKYVTPGFIDITNHSDTRLTLFKYPLLESLVMQGITTIIGGNCGTSLAPLGTPAAVDAIKKWADLSEVSVDWATMDEFLSTVNKLHPGINFGTLIGYGTLRRGVLGDEMRLLNLEEREKLKQHLLREGIKEGAFGLSLGLAYGHERLSTTEEIVDIARIVAQENGLIKIHLRSEGKEILASVNEAIRIGREAGVSVQISHLKAIGKKSWPFLPKTLELIEKARATGVDINFDVSPYPTTGSPLYLLLPPWTRDGGFTKLFERIKDPIIKRRIIEELKTHTLHYDKILITSARTKTAVGHTLAELAEEGGTSTEDTLLNILLANDGRVGIVGRTVSQRNTELEVRDKSSFIASDGVGYKQEEYKSGNLIHPRSFGAFPHFWHRFVKELTVLSPEEAIQKITYGPAKKMGIKQRGLIKSGNFADIVVFDPKLLKDRASYRNPYRYPAGIEWVIINGEVAVEEGRFMDARAGRVLRKT
- the murD gene encoding UDP-N-acetylmuramoyl-L-alanine--D-glutamate ligase — translated: MSESKFTNFKNKSPHLPSGVLDPAGRISTTPIHPRSKGSLTSQAAGILGRWGDKRVLVMGLGLHDGGVGTVKFLARAGAQVTVTDLRPRRILTPALDKLRGLKNVRYILGKHRKKDFIGHDLIVKNPGVQPNSPYLKLAKKHRIPITSDMGLFFGACPAKIIGITGTRGKSTTAHLIWKFLKTGFARVYLGGNIRKSVLDFLPHLKRNDLVVLELSSFQLKDLARQKKSPHIAVLTNIFRDHLNWHRGFRDYLQSKSIIFKFQGKKDYLFANTKDKIVRGLAKSAHSHVVFPRLPKHLRLIVDKKLGSQFRESTALAIAVARHFKISPSRIEKILRSFRGLPGRQKHIGRVKGINFINDTTSTIPEAAMAAIKRFRMRAPRPRKLILIAGGSDKKLDFHGLAAMIKKNADIVIFLPGTATDKIVQLIKVKTWHQGLTPMEAKSMSDAVRKAYRLAQYGDYIVLSPGAASFGLFLNEFDRGDQFVKEVQKLKHDGKRR